The following coding sequences lie in one Cinclus cinclus chromosome 15, bCinCin1.1, whole genome shotgun sequence genomic window:
- the RADX gene encoding LOW QUALITY PROTEIN: RPA-related protein RADX (The sequence of the model RefSeq protein was modified relative to this genomic sequence to represent the inferred CDS: substituted 1 base at 1 genomic stop codon) → MTAGPRGRRRPRXRPGPRLSPGTGGQDAVMQDPTPERAEERWAAASAEGGGAFCLQRVFEEVRGSSQLSAAPAEPPAVTVVAVERYLAQAPPAAPHQYWYDVTLADGARRHRCHLAPRLNGLVQRARLRAGTRLRLTRCSYRYDEKRLNRGFLCLEGLERAAGTAAASADGPPDGHRPLQPLRGDNRHYLPLWNNEDPYGDVWVPDRPPVRVDVDVSKLTNLGHLEMTWRSRVHFHPLLVRILHKSRLRYYGKPEKKMDMPYQAYFEVADGSGMMSMVLWNSLCPEWYHSMKVGTVLLLAKYAIKTSYPFKTHPTPGDSQMKRFATIEISLNVRDPPTEISIIPEEMVKPEWGLPEVKYRFITRSELDDLPHNHSCDVIGLVTFVGRAERARKREHSEDFWLYRWAHAIDGTSDQPFILELFATSQPDVFERLHPMTYLVCTQMRVIQGLTENPSRTVYLTTSNESQIFITGWHKGQPYTKDAKVKNFIQWMKSQSEADQIKKAVIGGYYPFPRPPDSFLKYCKSNEVESILKPLGEIGKEIEDLHYREHKRIAVQGIISAIRCISCSDAAEEAPGEELVQKDTCQSHGSSSVSEEDCVDKGKNEEVMFFLGPPCTPEDHQHQALLSTGSSVKRQTTCRFRRDAEQGGTSVSPVSSYPYFTRTVRRKLGLDEYQHGYSVQDKNGQSVSDSLQHCTDQEEVSNTPETEETGRTCDSWQSDLWAQVKDKLMNYFHHSKIFPESIPCKFDYVHKDLLMQQYNLHAAVHQPVEARTDKNINEFKSANGLGYYEVTVLGINHDIAIDVAFLPLFCPDNPHLFQLEDIQNDTLLSCMSSISACHQKATSSGRLHDMFPLSDEIVKAAKELDGKHVICILDICHLGDDKVEVFLSKIYKTVEPGVLDPV, encoded by the exons ATGACAGCGGGaccccgcggccgccgccggccccggtAGCGCCCCGGGCCGCGCCTCTCGCCCGGGACGGGCGGCCAGGACGCTGTCATGCAGGACCCTACCCCGGAACGCGCCGAGGAGAGGTGGGCGGCTGCCTCGGCGGAGGGCGGCGGGGCCTTCTGTCTGCAGAGGGTGTTTGAGGAGGTGCGGGGCTCCTCGCAGCTGAGCGCGGCGCCCGCGGAGCCGCCGGCCGTGACGGTGGTGGCGGTGGAGCGGTACCTGGCGCAggcgccgcccgccgcccctcACCAGTACTGGTACGACGTGACGCTCGCGGACGGCGCGCGCCGGCACCGCTGCCACCTCGCCCCGCGCCTCAACGGGCTCGTGCAGCGCGCGCGGCTGCGGGCGGGCACGCGCCTCCGCCTCACGCGCTGCTCGTACCGCTACGACGAGAAGCGCCTGAACCGCGGCTTCCTCtgcctggaggggctggagcgggCGGCCGgcaccgccgccgcctccgcggACGGCCCGCCCGACGGGCACCGCCCGCTCCAGCCCCTCCGCGGGGACAATAGGCACTACCTGCCGCTCTGGAACAACGAGGATCCCTATGGAGACGTGTGGGTACCGGACAGGCCCCCGGTGCGGGTGGATGTGGACG TCTCCAAACTGACTAATCTTGGTCATCTGGAAATGACGTGGAGAAGCAGAGTGCATTTCCATCCACTTCTTGTGAGAATCCTGCACAAATCTAGACTAAGGTACTAtggaaaaccagagaaaaaaatggatatGCCTTATCAG gCTTACTTTGAAGTTGCTGATGGCTCGGGCATGATGTCAATGGTTTTGTGGAATTCTCTGTGCCCTGAATGGTATCACAGTATGAAGGTTGGCACAGTGCTCCTCCTTGCCAAGTACGCCATCAAAACCAGTTACCCGTTTAAAACACACCCCACCCCAGGGGATTCACAGATGAAGAGATTTGCTACAATTG aaattagCCTTAATGTTCGAGATCCTCCTACTGAAATAAGTATTATTCCAGAAGAAATGGTTAAGCCAGAATGGGGATTACCTGAAGTTAAATATAGGTTTATCACAAG aTCAGAACTGGATGACTTACCGCACAATCATTCCTGTGATGTTATTGGTCTTGTGACGTTTGTAGGAAGGGCTGAGCGAGCCAGAAAAAGAG AACACAGTGAAGACTTCTGGCTCTATCGTTGGGCACATGCCATTGATGGGACCTCAGACCAACCGTTCATACTGGAATTGTTTGCAACTTCTCAGCCAGATGTGTTTGAGCGTCTTCATCCAA tgacATACTTGGTGTGTACACAGATGAGAGTGATCCAGGGCCTTACTGAGAATCCTTCCAGGACAGTTTACCTTACAACTTCAAATGAAAGTCAAATATTCATTACAG ggtGGCACAAAGGGCAGCCATACACCAAGGATGCCAAAGTGAAAAACTTCATTCAGTGGATGAAATCACAAAGTGAAGCTGATCAAATAAAGAAAGCTGTCATCGGTGGCTATTACCCTTTTCCACGACCTCCCGATAGCTTTTTGAAATATTGTAAAAGCAATGAAG TTGAATCAATTTTGAAACCCTTAGGTGAAATAGGGAAGGAGATTGAAGACCTGCACTACAGGGAGCACAAAAGAATTGCTGTTCAGGGAATAATTAGTGCCATAAGATGCATCAGCTGTAGTGATGCAGCTGAAGAAGCCCCAGGAGAGGAACTCGTCCAG AAAGATACTTGTCAGTCTCATGGAAGTTCTTCTGTGTCCGAAGAAGACTGTGTTgacaagggaaaaaatgaagaagttaTGTTTTTTCTGGGGCCACCCTGCACTCCTGAGGATCATCAACACCAAGCTCTGCTGTCAACAGGGAGTTCAGTCAAGAGACAGACAACATGCAGATTCAGAAGAGATGCAGAACA GGGAGGTACATCTGTTAGTCCTGTATCATCTTACCCCTATTTTACACGGACTGTAAGAAGAAAACTTGG ctTAGATGAATATCAACATGGATATTCTGTGCAAGATAAAAATGGACAGTCTGTGTCAGACAGtttgcagcactgcacag ATCAAGAGGAAGTGAGCAATACACCTGAAACTGAAGAGACTGGAAGAACTTGTGATTCCTGGCAGAGTGACCTGTGGGCGCAAGTGAAAGACAAgttaatgaattattttcatcaCAGCAAAATTTTCCCAGAAAGTATCCCATGTAAATTTGATTACGTGCACAAAGACTTACTTATGCAACAGTACAACCTTCATGCAGCAGTGCACCAGCCAGTAGAAGCCAGGACAGATAAAAACATCAATGAGTTTAAAAGTGCTAATGGCCTTGGGTATTACGAAGTGACAGTTCTGG GTATAAATCATGACATAGCAATAGATGTTGCTTTTCTTCCGCTGTTTTGCCCTGACAATCCCCACTTATTTCAACTAGAAGACATTCAGAATGATACATTATTGTCTTGTATGAGTAGTATCTCTGCATGCCATCAGAAGGCCACCAGCAGTGGGAGGCTTCATGACATGTTTCCTCTTTCAG ACGAAATTGTAAAAGCAGCGAAGGAGCTCGATGGCAAGCATGTTATCTGCATCTTGGACATCTGTCACTTGGGTGATGATAAGGTGGAAGTCTTTCTGAGCAAAATCTACAAGACAGTGGAACCAGGTGTGCTGGATCCAGTGTAA